One region of Archocentrus centrarchus isolate MPI-CPG fArcCen1 chromosome 6, fArcCen1, whole genome shotgun sequence genomic DNA includes:
- the nfat5a gene encoding LOW QUALITY PROTEIN: nuclear factor of activated T-cells 5a (The sequence of the model RefSeq protein was modified relative to this genomic sequence to represent the inferred CDS: inserted 1 base in 1 codon; deleted 1 base in 1 codon) has translation MPSDFISLLSSDIDLNSPKSLYSKESVYDLLPKELQLHPPSTQTDPTTMSQKSGGEAGPPPSAALASDATSSTSSPSASSSLAVGVTSSGPSTSSSDHLKVAQHVHSSGGDVAGASEMQGMEGAASRGNSGANATVGDVGSGGLSGLGVQQPQNTPSKRGPALSISPPPEDLXDDSQMSCQEEPTISGAPGPDSEQSSNMWADESVSNFSLISSVSYNDNTEVPRKSRKRTPRQRPGPKPAPPEDSMDMFDADSAKAPHYVLSQLGTDKTSSISSSLESGTAVKGGSLSAQFPQRSDGKELKILVQPETQHRARYLTEGSRGSVKDRTQQGFPTVKLEGVSEPVVLQVFVANDAGRVKPHGFYQACRVTGRNTTACKEVDIEGTTVIEIPLEPSNDMTLAVDCVGILKLRNADVEARIGVAGSKKKSTRARLAFRVNIPQPDGSALILQVPSSPILCTQPAGVPEILRKSLHSCSVKGGEEVFIIGKNFLKGTKVIFQENIADDNSWQAEAKIDMDLFHQNHLIVTVPPFHNQSITSPVSVSIFVMTNAGRSHEPQPFIYTPDSADNSNVLTVKTEGISLVKTCLFDSPIKSEQTEGSDQTSRRQEDTPMEVSSNPPSTEVFKTSPDPLITVQQTLDLGSSPHPGGESFQSSMPLPSEDVDLPQAPPVFPSLESLSTIQKQEIAPTTSFSVSGDTTIPPVTPEVPQQFLRDPQESLSPESSSNSGGVVVVAMPQMAPPSQPQQSQVSLFPQEGVAQLERAVRELQAGSNTTLQQVLEAAVAQQQLNSVLYSPTPSADSLQQHVQENMNSLRLGSTDNSLSAQQQLQIQQQEQQQQIQQQFQQQQLQQQQQILENLQQQQQQVINNMQIQQQLILQPQEQQQLLQQQQQLQQNQQQQVLNNIQLQDQQQQNQILTNLQQHQLQQQQQQQQQSQALSNLQQQQQLQEQQQVLENLQQHLQASSLLQQAGELLTIQTSFPTQPPSHTSPPQQLFQSPRPLAETQGPQQQVQAALIQNTLTVLTSGSLSSEQQSTGSTLYLTPNPQPQQQQQQQLAFISSMETSASQTQPVSMFQNQPQAQLSQMQQQSTPMEQQQSPQQNQQQPAPLPMGQQSSLFQSISNHSQGNPAPQQTGLLLCTTDLNPQAIPPAILFSTQTQGPSPMGSMSVGIPQSDTAEPMSFQDQSSSGSNSASTENQQQSLFQEQQPMQVGSSSVPSNPPVELFIPQTNLSSLQSTIGSQELNNQPPAPGTTIFVVQGGVGVVASPGQQPPEQLFQTAVGGNVASQGQASLFVFGIQNDSSQLLSSSGPNQPAQSQIQNPSHMQTLLDQPMAQAASTMPATMHSSLQNTLQAQMQTSLENVIQANTQTCLQSSLQANIETSLPTPMQTSLQTQIQSSLQNQLQASISTSSSMDKIEDLLESLQKQ, from the exons GTTGCCCAGCATGTCCACTCCAGCGGAGGAGATGTTGCTGGAGCGTCAGAGATGCAAGGTATGGAGGGTGCCGCCAGCAGAGGCAACAGTGGAGCAAATGCCACAGTAGGGGATGTAGGGTCAGGAGGGTTGTCGGGGCTAGGAGTCCAGCAGCCTCAGAACACCCCATCAAAACGAGGGCCTGCGTTGAGCATATCCCCACCACCTGAGGACC TTGATGACAGCCAGATGTCTTGCCAAGAGGAACCTACCATATCTGGTGCACCAGGTCCAGACTCGGAGCAGAGCAGCAACATGTGGGCCGATGAGTCCGTCtcgaacttcagtttgatcagCTCAGTCTCCTACAATGACAATACAGAGGTACCGCGCAAGTCTAGAAAACGTACTCCTCGCCAGCGGCCTGGACCCAAGCCTGCTCCTCCAGAAGACAGCATGGATATGTTTGATGCTGACAGCGCCAAAGCCCCTCACTATGTGCTATCTCAGCTGGGCACAGATAAGACCAGTTCCATATCAAG CTCTCTCGAGTCAGGAACTGCAGTGAAAGGTGGGTCACTGTCTGCTCAGTTCCCCCAGAGGAGTGATGGGAAGGAGCTCAAGATTCTGGTGCAGCCAGAGACCCAGCATAGAGCTCGCTATCTGACTGAGGGCAGCAGAGGTTCTGTCAAAGATCGCACTCAA CAGGGATTCCCCACTGTCAAG TTGGAAGGTGTGAGTGAGCCAGTTGTGCTGCAGGTGTTTGTAGCAAATGATGCAGGCAGAGTGAAACCCCACGGTTTCTACCAGGCATGCAGAGTGACAGGACGCAACACCACTGCTTGCAAAGAGGTGGACATAGAGGGCACCACAGTTATTGAGATTCCTCTGGAGCCCAGCAATGACATGACACTTGC GGTGGACTGTGTGGGAATTCTGAAGCTCCGTAATGCAGATGTTGAGGCCCGCATTGGTGTTGCAGGATCCAAGAAGAAGAGCACACGAGCGAGGTTGGCCTTCAGAGTCAACATCCCCCAGCCTGATGGATCGGCCCTCATTTTACAGGTCCCCTCATCGCCAATCCTCTGCA CCCAGCCAGCAGGAGTGCCAGAGATCCTGAGAAAGAGTCTCCACAGTTGCTCAGtgaaaggaggagaggaagtTTTTATAATCGGAAAGAATTTCCTCAAAGGAACCAAAGTTATTTTTCAGGAGAACATTGCAG ATGATAATTCCTGGCAAGCCGAGGCAAAGATTGACATGGATCTTTTCCATCAG AATCATTTGATAGTGACAGTCCCTCCGTTTCACAACCAGTCAATCACTTCTCCAGTTTCTGTGAGCATTTTTGTGATGACCAATGCTGGTAGATCGCATGAACCCCAACCATTCATCTACACTCCAGACTCAG CTGATAACTCAAATGTGCTGACAGTAAAAACAGAGGGGATATCCCTGGTCAAGACCTGCTTATTTGATAGCCCGATCAAATCTGAACAAACAGAAGGCTCTGACCAGACTTCCAGACGGCAAGAGGACACACCTATGGAAGTGTCTAGCAATCCACCATCCACGGAGGTCTTCAAA ACATCCCCTGACCCTCTCATCACAGTGCAGCAGACTCTGGATCTTGGTTCTAGTCCTCATCCTGGTGGAGAGTCCTTTCAGAGCTCAATGCCCTTACCATCAGAAGATGTGGACCTTCCCCAGGCACCCCCAGTCTTCCCTAGCCTAGAGTCTCTCAGCACGATTCAAAAGCAGGAAATTGCCCCAACAACCTCCTTCTCAGTGTCAGGAGACACTACAATACCCCCTGTGACACCTGAAGTCCCCCAGCAATTCCTCAGAGACCCTCAGGAAAGCTTGTCTCCTGAGAGTTCCAGTAATAGTGGAGGGGTCGTGGTTGTGGCCATGCCACAGATGGCACCTCCCTCTCAGCCACAGCAGTCCCAGGTTTCCCTTTTTCCCCAGGAAGGGGTTGCTCAGCTGGAAAGGGCAGTAAgggagctgcaggcaggaagtAACACCACGCTCCAGCAGGTGTTGGAAGCAGCAGTAGCACAGCAGCAGCTAAACTCCGTGCTTTATAGCCCCACACCTTCTGCAGACTCCCTTCAGCAGCATGTCCAGGAGAACATGAACAGCCTTAGACTGGGGAGTACAGATAATTCACTGTCAGCACAGCAACAGCTACAGATACAACAACaggagcaacaacaacaaatacaacagcagtttcaacaacagcaactgcagcaacagcaacaaataCTTGAaaaccttcagcagcagcagcagcaagtcaTCAATAACATGCAGATCCAGCAACAACTTATATTACAGCCACAAGAGCAACAGCAATTGcttcaacagcaacaacagctaCAACAAAATCAGCAACAGCAAGTTCTAAACAATATTCAGCTCCAGgatcagcaacaacaaaatcagATTCTTACCAATTTACAACAACATCAactacaacagcagcaacaacagcagcagcaaagtcaAGCATTGAGCAACctacaacagcaacagcaactGCAAGAACAGCAGCAGGTCTTGGAGAATTTGCAGCAGCACCTTCAGGCCAGTTCTCTCCTTCAACAGGCTGGAGAACTACTTACCATCCAGACCAGCTTCCCAACACAACCTCCATCACATACATCTCCCCCACAACAACTCTTCCAGTCACCCAGGCCCCTTGCCGAGACCCAGGGCCCCCAGCAGCAAGTCCAGGCTGCCCTGATCCAGAATACACTGACCGTACTCACTAGTGGCAGTCTCAGCTCAGAACAGCAGTCAACAGGATCAACCCTATACCTGACCCCAAACCCTCAGccccagcaacagcagcagcagcagttggcATTCATCTCCTCCATGGAGACATCTGCCAGCCAAACTCAGCCTGTTTCAATGTTTCAGAACCAACCGCAAGCTCAGCTTTCTCAAATGCAGCAACAGAGCACTCCAATGGAGCAGCAGCAGTCCCCACAGCAGAACCAACAGCAGCCAGCACCGCTTCCAATGGGCCAGCAGAGTTCCTTATTTCAGAGTATCTCCAATCACTCACAAGGCAACCCTGCACCCCAGCAAACAGGTCTGCTTCTCTGCACCACTGATCTTAACCCACAGGCTATCCCCCCTGCTATACTCTTTAGTACCCAGACCCAAGGCCCTTCTCCTATGGGGAGTATGAGCGTTGGAATCCCCCAGTCAGACACAGCAGAGCCCATGTCCTTCCAAGACCAGAGCTCTTCGGGCAGCAACTCAGCATCCACTGAGAACCAACAGCAGAGCCTGTTCCAGGAACAGCAGCCAATGCAAGTGGGCTCAAGCTCCGTCCCAAGCAATCCACCTGTGGAGCTGTTTATACCACAGACAAATCTGTCCAGCTTGCAGAGTACTATTGGCTCACAGGAGCTCAACAACCAGCCTCCAGCCCCTGGCACAACCATCTTTGTGGTGCAGGGAGGTGTGGGTGTGGTAGCCAGCCCTGGTCAGCAGCCCCCAGAGCAGCTTTTCCAGACAGCTGTGGGTGGCAATGTGGCTTCTCAGGGACAGGccagtctgtttgtttttggcatCCAGAATG ACTCATCCCAGCTGCTTAGTTCTTCTGGACCCAACCAGCCTGCACAGAGCCAAATCCAGAACCCCAGTCACATGCAGACTCTGCTGGATCAACCCATGGCCCAAGCTGCCTCCACAATGCCAGCCACCATGCATAGCAGCTTACAGAATACCCTTCAGGCACAAATGCAGACCAGCCTGGAAAATGTAATacaggcaaacacacaaacatgccttCAGTCCAGTTTACAGGCAAACATAGAAACAAGCCTGCCAACTCCAATGCAGACCAGTCTACAGACACAGATACAGAGCAGCTTACAGAATCAACTGCAGGCATCCATATCAACATCGTCCAGCATGGATAAAATTGAGGACCTACTGGAAAGCCTACAGAAGCAGTGA
- the nudt7 gene encoding LOW QUALITY PROTEIN: peroxisomal coenzyme A diphosphatase NUDT7 (The sequence of the model RefSeq protein was modified relative to this genomic sequence to represent the inferred CDS: inserted 7 bases in 6 codons; deleted 3 bases in 2 codons; substituted 2 bases at 2 genomic stop codons) yields MCTPEGQFRLEKLGLLKTWTXSEPLTTMHIKEETDRHFKAVDIGDKFSYLPVLPXSFMLIPLFVRSGRLHTLMTLRSKELRTSAXEVCFPGGKRDPSDCDXCALTALERQRRIGXSPDDVXVVCTLFPIINKSGLLVTPVVGFIEESFCPSPNPAEVSAVFTVPLDFFFTSKKTLPTYXVAGMTGLLHSFYFVDTDSGNHYHYGGLTAMLAILLRSSCLLERKPEFEVGXDSEDPLSFFQQVLHRRISKL; encoded by the exons ATGTGTACACCAGAGGGACAGTTCAGGTTAGAGAAGCTAGG ATTGTTAAAGACTTGGACTTGATCCGAACCACTCACTACCATGCACATTAAAGAG GAGACAGATAGACATTTTAAAGCAGTTGACATAGGAGATAAGTTTTCCTATCTACCAGTACTGCC GAGCTTCATGCTGATCCCGCTCTTCGTAAGGAGTGGGCGGCTGCACACCTTGATGACCCTGCGTTCAAAAGAG CTAAGGACCAGTG GCGAGGTGTGTTTCCCAGGTGGAAAGAGAGACCCCAGCGACTGTGACTGATGTGCACTCACAGCTCtcgagaggcagaggaggataG CTTCACCTGATGATG AGGTGGTCTGTACACTGTTCCCAATCATTAATAAG AGTGGTCTGTTGGTGACTCCCGTTGTTGGCTTTATAGAAGAGTCATTTTGTCCCAGTCCAAACCCAGCTGAGGTCAGTGCAGTGTTTACAGTCCCACTGGATTTCTTCTTCACCAGCAAAAAGACCCTGCCTACAT GTGTTGCTGGGATGACGGGGCTGCTgcactcattttattttgtggacACTGATTCAGGAAACCACTATCAC TATGGGGGGTTGACTGCCATGTTGGCCATCCTGTTGCGGTCCTCTTGCCTCTTAGAAAGAAAACCTGAGTTTGAAGTTG TTGACTCAGAGGACCCGCTATCATTCTTCCAACAGGTCCTACATAGAAGAATCAGTAAACTCTAA
- the LOC115781218 gene encoding LOW QUALITY PROTEIN: hypoxanthine-guanine phosphoribosyltransferase (The sequence of the model RefSeq protein was modified relative to this genomic sequence to represent the inferred CDS: inserted 1 base in 1 codon) has translation MASYLQIADDEKGHDLDLFCVPRHYEKDLDKVIXPHGLIMDRTERLARDIIRDMGGHHIVALCVLKGGYKFFADLLDYIKALNQNSDKSVPLTVDFIRVKSYCNDKSTNNVRVIGGDELSSLSGKNVLIVEDIVETGRTMETLLSLLSECNPKMVKVVSLLVKRTPRSSGYRPDYIVLRYQMPFW, from the exons ATGGCTTCCTATCTGCAG ATAGCTGATGATGAGAAAGGCCACGACCTGGACCTTTTCTGTGTTCCTAGACATTACGAGAAAGATTTGGACAAGGTGA ATCCACATGGACTCATCATGGACAG GACAGAACGCCTGGCCCGCGACATCATCCGGGACATGGGGGGACACCACATCGtagctctgtgtgtgctgaAAGGTGGCTACAAGTTTTTTGCAGACCTCCTTGACTACATTAAAGCGCTGAACCAGAACAGTGATAAATCAGTCCCGCTGACAGTGGATTTCATTAGGGTGAAGAGCTACTGC AATGATAAGTCAACTAACAATGTCAGAGTCATTGGAGGGGATGAGCTATCCAGTCTCTCAGGCAAG aatgttttgattgttgag GATATTGTGGAGACAGGAAGGACGATGGAGACATTACTTTCCCTGCTGAGTGAATGTAATCCCAAGATGGTTAAAGTTGTAAG TCTTCTGGTGAAGAGGACCCCGAGAAGTTCAGGATATAGGCCAGACT acatTGTTTTGAGGTACCAGATGCCTTTCTGGTAG
- the psmd7 gene encoding LOW QUALITY PROTEIN: 26S proteasome non-ATPase regulatory subunit 7 (The sequence of the model RefSeq protein was modified relative to this genomic sequence to represent the inferred CDS: inserted 5 bases in 4 codons; deleted 1 base in 1 codon; substituted 2 bases at 2 genomic stop codons), with the protein MPELAVENVVVHPLVLLSVVDHFNRKVGNQKRVVGVLLGSWQKKXLDVSNSFCRXLPFDEDDRDDSVWXLDHDYLEGTWYGMFRKLSARERIVGWYHTGPXLHKNDIAINELIKRYCTIRYIVKPKDLGLPTEXYISVEESMMXVNFKVHQNKCTPTSKTFEHVTSGDWSEEAEEVGVEHLLRDIKDTTVGTLSQRITNQVHGLKGLNSKLLDIRSYLERVAAGKLPINHQIIYQLQDVFNLLPDVNLLEFTKAFYLKTNDQMLVVYLASLIRSVVALHNLINNKISNRDAERRKDRKRRKARKRRKMTKDKKDGQRQEKEKKQMVCQER; encoded by the exons ATGCCGGAGTTAGCGGTGGAAAATGTGGTCGTTCACCCCCTGGTGTTGCTCAGCGTGGTCGATCATTTCAACAG GAAAGTGGGAAATCAGAAACGAGTGGTTGGTGTCCTCCTGGGATCATGGCAGAAAAA TCTGGACGTCTCAAATAGTTTTTGCAGGTAAT tgcCATTTGATGAGGATGACAGGGATGACTCAGTTT TCCTGGACCATGACTACTTGGAAGGAACATGGTATGGCATGTTCAGAAAGTTA TCAGCCAGAGAACGAATAGTTGGCTGGTACCACACAGGAC AATTACATAAGAATGACATTGCCATCAATGAGCTCATCAAGCGGTACTGTACAATTCGGTAT ATTGTAAAGCCCAAAGATCTCGGTCTCCCCACAG CATACATCTCCGTGGAGGAATCCATGATGTAAGTGAACTTTAAGGTGCACCAAAACAA ATGCACTCCAACATCTAAGACATTTGAA CATGTCACCAGTGGAGATTGGAGCGAGGAAGCAGAGGAAGTGGGAGTGGAGCACCTGCT CAGAGACATCAAAGACACGACAGTGGGCACGCTATCGCAGCGCATCACAAACCAGGTTCACGGCCTAAAGGGACTCAACTCTAAGCTGTTGGACATCCGCTCTTACCTAGAGAGGGTGGCTGCAGGCAAACTTCCCATCAACCACCAGATCATCTACCAGCTGCAGGATGTTTTCAATCTGCTGCCAGATGTAAATCTGCTG gagTTCACAAAAGCCTTTTACCTAAAGACCAATGACCAGATGTTGGTGGTCTACCTGGCCTCGCTCATACGCTCTGTGGTGGCTCTGCACAACCTGATCAACAACAAGATTTCCAACCGAGACgcagaaagaaggaaggacaggaaaaggaggaaggcaagaaagagaagaaagatgaccaaagacaaaaaagatggacaaagacaagagaaggagaagaagcagaTGGTGTGTCaagaaagatga